In Lycium ferocissimum isolate CSIRO_LF1 chromosome 11, AGI_CSIRO_Lferr_CH_V1, whole genome shotgun sequence, a single genomic region encodes these proteins:
- the LOC132036890 gene encoding stress-induced protein KIN2-like isoform X3, with product MDTSKIAHQVGQAQGQAQEKGSQLMEKVGNAAQSTKETVQEMTPQAKENYQAGQAQGQAQEKTSQLMEKAGNAAQSTKETVQQMAQQVKDTTLGAGDAVKNATGINK from the exons ATGGATACTTCGAAGATAGCCCACCAAGTTGGCCAAGCTCAGGGCCAAGCGCAG GAAAAGGGTAGTCAATTGATGGAGAAGGTTGGAAATGCCGCACAGTCTACCAAGGAAACAGTGCAAGAG ATGACGCCGCAAGCGAAGGAAAACTACCAAGCTGGCCAAGCCCAGGGCCAAGCCCAG GAAAAGACTAGTCAGTTGATGGAGAAGGCTGGGAACGCTGCACAGTCTACCAAGGAAACCGTGCAACAG aTGGCGCAGCAAGTGAAGGACACAACACTAGGAGCAGGTGATGCAGTTAAAAATGCCACTGGCATCAACAAATGA